One Podarcis raffonei isolate rPodRaf1 chromosome 3, rPodRaf1.pri, whole genome shotgun sequence genomic region harbors:
- the MCM3 gene encoding DNA replication licensing factor MCM3 → MAAAAAVLDDAELREAQRDYLDFLDDEEDQGIYQSKVRDMISDNQYRLIVNINDLRRKNEKRASRLLNSAFEEMVAFQRALKDFVASVDATYSKQYEDFYIGLEGSFGSKHVTPRTLTSHFLSCIVCVEGIVTKCSLVRPKIVRSVHYCPATKKTIERRYTDMTSLEPFPSAAVYPTKDEENNPLETEYGLSTYKDHQTITIQEMPEKAPAGQLPRSVDIILDDDLVDKVKPGDRVQVIGTFHCLPGKKGGYTSGTFRTILIACQVKQMNKEVRPEYSSADISKIKKFSKSHSKDVFDQLSRSLAPSIHGHEYIKKAILCMLLGGVEKVLENKSRLRGDINILLIGDPSVAKSQLLRYVLCTAPRAIPTTGRGSSGVGLTAAVTTDPETGERCLEAGAMVLADRGVVCIDEFDKMSDIDRTAIHEVMEQGRVTIAKAGIQAQLNARCSVLAAANPVYGKYDQYKTPMENIGLQDSLLSRFDLLFIVLDQMDPELDREISDHVLRMHRYRAAGEQDGDAMPLGSTVELLATDDPAFAEEEDHELQVYEKHDDLLHGPKRRKEKIVSVEFMRKYIHFAKMIKPVLTEEAAAFIAQEYSSLRSQDQISSDVARTSPITARTLETLIRLSTAHAKARMSKTVDKQDAKAALELVQFAYFKKVLEKEKKRKKQTEDGSDPDTENEAAQESETREKKRRKTRSSDHEPVEGETHDPYSFSDTEEEMPEVEAHAPKTTEPLGTGETKSKLAESRLKAFKAALLEVFKAAHAQSVGLKSLMESINRDNPNPFSSAEVKVALEQMQDDNQIMMSDDIIFLI, encoded by the exons atggcggcggcggcagcggtgcTGGACGACGCGGAGCTGAGGGAGGCCCAGAGGGACTACCTGGACTTCCTGGACGACGAG GAGGACCAGGGGATTTACCAGAGTAAAGTCCGGGACATGATTAGCGACAACCAGTACCGCCTGATTGTGAACATCAATGACCTCcgaagaaaaaatgagaaaagagcCAGTCG TTTGCTGAACAGTGCCTTTGAGGAGATGGTGGCTTTCCAGCGCGCTCTGAAGGACTTTGTTGCTTCTGTTGATGCCACCTATTCCAAGCAGTATGAAGATTTTTACATTGGGCTTGAGGGAAGCTTTGGATCTAAACATGTGACACCACGGACGTTGACATCCCACTTTCTCAGCTGCATCGTCTGTGTGGAGGGTATTGTAACAAAAT GTTCTTTGGTTCGCCCAAAGATTGTGCGCAGTGTGCACTATTGCCCTGCTACCAAGAAGACAATTGAACGCCGTTACACAGATATGACATCCCTGGAACCTTTTCCATCAGCTGCTGTTTACCCTACCAAG GATGAAGAGAACAACCCACTTGAGACAGAATATGGCCTGTCTACCTACAAGGACCACCAGACAATCACAATCCAAGAGATGCCAGAGAAAGCACCAGCTGGGCAGCTCCCTCGCTCTGTGGACATCATTTTAGACGATGACTTGGTAGACAAGGTGAAACCAGGGGACAGAGTGCAGGTCATTGGGACGTTCCATTGTCTGCCAGGAAAGAAAGGTGGCTACACTTCAGGGACATTTAG GACTATTCTGATTGCTTGCCAAGTGAAGCAGATGAATAAGGAGGTTCGGCCTGAATATTCATCAGCTGATATTTCCAAGATAAAAAAATTCAGCAAAAGCCACTCAAAG GATGTGTTTGATCAGCTGTCAAGGTCTCTGGCTCCCAGTATCCATGGCCATGAATACATCAAGAAGGCAATTCTCTGCATGCTGCTAGGTGGAGTGGAGAAGGTGCTGGAGAACAAAAGTCGCCTCCGAGGGGATATTAACATCCTGCTAATTG GTGACCCTTCTGTTGCAAAGTCTCAGTTGCTGCGTTATGTGCTGTGCACAGCTCCACGGGCCATCCCCACCACAGGCAGGGGTTCCTCTGGAGTTGGTCTGACTGCTGCCGTCACTACAGACCCGGAAACTG GAGAGCGTTGCCTGGAAGCAGGTGCCATGGTCTTGGCTGACCGGGGTGTGGTATGCATTGATGAATTTGATAAGATGTCTGACATTGACCGCACAGCTATCCATGAGGTGATGGAGCAAGGGCGCGTTACCATTGCCAAGGCGGGTATTCAGGCCCAGCTCAATGCTCGCTGCAGTGTCCTAGCAGCTGCCAACCCAGTGTATGGAAAG TATGACCAATACAAAACCCCCATGGAGAACATTGGCTTGCAGGACTCTCTACTGTCTCGATTTGATTTGCTCTTCATTGTCTTGGATCAAATGGATCCAGAGCTAGATCGGGAGATTTCGGACCATGTTTTGCGGATGCATCGTTACAGAGCAGCTGGTGAACAGGATGGAGATG ccATGCCTTTGGGCAGCACCGTTGAGCTGTTGGCCACCGACGATCCTGCCTTTGCTGAGGAGGAGGACCACGAGCTGCAGGTGTATGAAAAACACGACGATCTACTGCATGGGCCTAAGAGGAGGAA AGAGAAGATCGTTAGTGTGGAGTTCATGAGGAAATACATTCATTTCGCCAAGATGATCAAGCCAGTCTTGACCGAGGAGGCAGCAGCCTTCATCGCTCAGGAATATTCTTCTCTTCGCAGTCAGGACCAGATCAGCTCTGATGTGGCTAGA ACTTCCCCTATAACGGCCCGTACGCTGGAAACTCTGATCAGACTCTCAACTGCACATGCTAAAGCCAGGATGAGCAAAACAGTGGACAAGCAGGACGCCAAAGCTGCTTTAGAGCTGGTGCAATTTGCCTACTTCAAAAAG gttttggaaaaagaaaagaagcgaAAGAAGCAGACTGAAGATGGTTCAGACCCAGACACAGAAAATGAAGCTGCACAAGAAAGTGAAacgagagagaaaaagag GAGGAAGACGCGTTCTAGTGATCATGAGCCAGTGGAAGGAGAGACTCATGATCCCTATTCCTTCAGCGACACTGAAGAGGAAATGCCAGAAG TTGAGGCACACGCTCCCAAGACTACTGAACCTTTGGGCACTGGTGAGACTAAGTCAAAGCTGGCCGAATCCAG ACTGAAAGCATTCAAGGCTGCCCTTCTGGAGGTATTCAAAGCTGCTCATGCGCAATCTGTGGGGTTGAAGAGCCTCATGGAGTCCATCAACCGAGACAACCCAAACCCTTTTTCATCTGCGGAAGTCAAGGTGGCCTTGGAACAGATGCAAGATGACAACCAGATCATGATGTCAGATGACATAATTTTCCTGATCTGA